The nucleotide window GCCACATTCTAATCCATCGATTGTACCATTGTATTTTCTGGCTGAGTTAGCGAGAAAAGATGTAACAGTCGTACTGTCCGGGGAAGGAGCAGATGAATTATTCGGCGGTTATGCGGAATATGATACAACGCCTGCCCTTAAAAAATACAAGCAGCTTCCGGCCATTTTCCGGAAACCGCTTGGCAGTGTGGCACGTATACTTCCGGAAGTCCGCGGGAAAAACTTTATGGTCAAAGGCGGACGCCCGGCAGAGGACTGGTTCATCGGCCAGGCAAAAATCTTCCAGGAAAGAGAAGCCGCATCGCTTCTGAAAGCGCCATATAAAAAAGGGCCTTCTGTGAAAGAAATTGTCCGTCCGTATTATGATGAAGTCAAACACGAAGATGACATCACCAAAATGCAGTACCTCGACCTGCACCTTTGGCTTGTGGACGATATCTTATTAAAAGCGGATAAAATGAGCATGGCTCATTCCATTGAATTACGGGTTCCATTTCTGGACCGGGAAGTCATGGGTGCAGCGGCGAAAGTGCCTTCAAACTACAGAGTGAATGATATTGATACAAAGTACGCGTTTCGTCTGGCTGCAGGACGGGCACTGCCGGAAGAATCCGCGAACCGGAAAAAAATTGGATTTCCTGTGCCGATCCGTCACTGGATTCGGGATGAGAAATACTATATACAAATCCGAGAAACTTTTAGTCGCCCCGAAACAGCGGAATTTTTTGATCAAAAGGAAATCCTGAAGTTACTCCAGGACCACTATGAACAAAAAGCTAACAATGCACGAAAAATATGGACAGTCTTCATGTTCCTTGTCTGGTATAAAAAGTATTTCAGTTAATAGAAGGAGCAGGTGTATCTTTCCTACACCTGCTTTTTTGCTTTTATGCAAGATACAGAGTCTAAGGAGATTAATGGGACTGATGGACATCACTAACTTAATTTATGTGACCGCTATATCTACGGTTACATGAATTAAGAACACAACTACATTTATTTTCACCTTGTTGTTACATGTCGACTCTGCAGCACTCAAATTGATTCGGTCTTTACTCTCTTTTTTATAGACTTTTAGAACAACGGAACAGCTATGGAAAGCCATAGTGTGCAGAAAAACATGTATTTATACTAATCTTCTGAGCTACCCAGCATAGCTACTGGATTCTTGACTGTATCTATGTTAATAGGTTGTTTCTGTAGAACCTGGTACCTCACCGGTTCAGTCTAAGGAAATCTAAAAATGCAAGCCAGCTCTCAAAAAACCCTAGTTAGTTTCTGTCTCTGACATATGCACATGGAGTTTTACTTTAAACTATTTATTCAGTCCCGTGACCTCTTCATGTTCCAGTGTAACTACCGTTACTTCCGGCCGATTATTGATTCGCAACGGGAAGCTACTGTTGCCCAGTCCTCGAGTGATGACAAGCCTGATATCACCAAATTCATGTACACCCTCTGTAAGTTCTGGAAAGAAGCCCTGGCCTGGTGCAAATAGTCCCCCGATGCCCGGAATACGGATTTGCCCACCATGTGCGTGACCTGCAAATACCAAATCCGCTGGTGTTTCAGCATATTCTTCAATCATTTCTGGTCGATGCGTGAGAAGGAATGTGAAATCATCCGTGAATGGGACTTCTTCGAGGGATTCTCGTGTATAATCTCTTGCCCTTTTCGAATATTCTATCTCCTGATTCCGAAAATTGACGTCGATTAAAGGATCATAGGTACTAATATCCATTAGTGGATCATGGATGCCAGCAATGTAGACTGTCTCCCCCTCCCGATTCCATTTCGCTTTTTCATTCTCTAATATCGTGATTTCAGTTCTTTTAAGTGCAGATAAGACTTCTTCAGCACGATCCTTGGAAATTTCTTGATTACCAGTCACAAAGTAGACATCTGAAATTTCACTAAGACCGTTTAATAAAGTTAAAACAGGTTCTAATTTAAACCGGTCGGCGTCCACTAAATCACCGGTTATAAAAATCGCATCTGGCTCTGCCGCTGCTACTTTTTCTAAAACCGGTAACTGTTTTTTACCAAATGACGTCCTTTGCAAATCTGAAAGATGCACGATACGCACACCATCAAACGCTGCCGGCATGTCGGAAGAATTAATTGTATATTCCGAGACAACAATCCATTTATTATTAATCCAGATAAACAAGAAGATTCCTATGAGTAAAAGTCCTAAAATGAATAACCTTTTTCGCAAAATCTTTCTCTCCTTTTGCAAGAGTATTATTCAATTAAACATAAACCCTTTAGGTTAAAATCTTGTTAAATCTTGGGCAAGTAAAGTAAAGCAGTATAAAAAGATTCTACTACCTTACTTCACACTAAACGTTCGTAAGAGTATAACTCTTACAGACAAAAAGCAAGAGAAATGCTAACGTGTTAGCGTTTCTCTCCCTCTCTATATCAAGGATAAATTATTTTTTACTTCCGATAAGTGTTGATATGTTAACTAGTTAACCCCAAACACTTCTCATATTATTTGCTCAAGATATTTTACGCTCTCTGCTTTCTTTTTGACCAACAAACTGGCCAGCCTCATATATTTAAATTTCTATAATAATTTTATTCATAGCCAATTTTAAAAGTCTGTCCGTTGTAATCTTCACAAATCCATTCCCATTGCCTTACAACTTTCTCCAGATCTAGATTAACAAGTGGATTCTGAATATATTCAAACACAAGGTTCTCGGAGTCTTCATATATAATGCAAACAAAATAATTCTCGCCGTGAATGTGTGCAGATGTATATTCATTATTTGTCATTGATATTTTTGTGCCACGAGCTTTCACAAATTTAACTTCGATATATCTCTCAATGCCCTCTGGAGTCACACTTAATACATCATATCCTAGATTTTGCTTACTCACATCTTTAGCTTCGTTCCCCTGCATCTCTTCAAATTCTATGCATTGTTTTTCCGCTGCTCTCCAGCGAGAAACTACTCGTTTTTTAGGTTCGCTGGTTAAACCTTTTTTCGAAGCATCAAATTGGCTAGTCGAATCATTCATTAAACCACTTGAAACAGATTTTATGCCTTCTTCTTGTAATTCGTTATTTTCTACACCAAAAAGCTCTTGAAGCCATTTAACTTCCCCAGAAACTAAATGCTTTTCTAACTTTCTAACAAACTCAGCTAGAGTACTTTTGTTACTATCAACCATTCGAAGCACTTTACCATCACTCTGTACTATACAGTTGTTTAAATCGAACTTTTCATGCGTAATCAAAGATTTGTTTCTAACTTGCTTTAACACATTTGCATACGTCTTCACTAAAAGTGGATCTGGCAATGCCCTCACGAAAGCTTCATTTGATAACATTTTTATCCATTCATCGATTGAATATGTCTCTTTTGCAAAATCTTTGAGATACGTATCTAACACACTTAAAGCGTTTCCATCGACTATTGGTAGTGTCTCTTTTAATGGAGTATTTTGGCGAATCCAATTCCATTCCGAATCATCAAGGAAACTAGCTTTTTTAATGTAGTCACTTGGCGCAATTAGACTTCTATTCTTCATCATAATCCAGTTAGATTTTATTAAAGCTAAAAACTGTTGCTCAAAGTAACGAGGAATTTTTGCAAATGTATTTTTCTGTCTTAAAATTTCTAAAAGATCAATTAAATTACTATCCTGATAATTAACTGCTTTCTTAAGTTTTTCAAACAATATAAATGCGCTATCTTTGATAGCATTTTCTGTTCGAATATCTAGCGTAATATGCTTTCTACTCGGATCTGTTGAGAAGTCACTATTTATCTTGAACAAATAAGGACTCGGTTCATATGTAGGCAAATAGCAATGAAACACTGCTTGCTCTTTTAGACATGGGGTGATCTCTCCATTGGAATTTAAAGCAAAGGCAATTTGTGCATTTTCTCCCTCTACTACTTGCCATAAATAACGTTTCCCATTAAATTGAATCGATACATTTTCTTTAACCTTTTCTATTTCGCTGTTCATCTTATAATTAGCTACATCGATATTTACATTTCTAATATTACGCAAAAACAGAAAGTAGTCTGCATCAATTAAATCTACTTCTTGGAGTAAAATCTCTTTTCTAGCTTTATAAAAGACAAAGATTGTAGTAAATCCTTTTCTCTTGAGATCCACAAGAGTTTCTTGAATCTCATCTTCTACGGAATCTACAAGAAAAGGTATTCGGATAGTGGGGACTTGTTTTTCATCTTTAACTTCTAAGTTTATAGCAGCTAAAGATTTAGAGAATGAAAAAG belongs to Planococcus lenghuensis and includes:
- a CDS encoding metallophosphoesterase → MRKRLFILGLLLIGIFLFIWINNKWIVVSEYTINSSDMPAAFDGVRIVHLSDLQRTSFGKKQLPVLEKVAAAEPDAIFITGDLVDADRFKLEPVLTLLNGLSEISDVYFVTGNQEISKDRAEEVLSALKRTEITILENEKAKWNREGETVYIAGIHDPLMDISTYDPLIDVNFRNQEIEYSKRARDYTRESLEEVPFTDDFTFLLTHRPEMIEEYAETPADLVFAGHAHGGQIRIPGIGGLFAPGQGFFPELTEGVHEFGDIRLVITRGLGNSSFPLRINNRPEVTVVTLEHEEVTGLNK
- a CDS encoding DUF3883 domain-containing protein, with protein sequence MYNSLEQVIHKFSDEFLLEAKNSPQLFSDMAAMETYMAESYGERVFIEMLQNADDARATTFYITERNGHVFIANNGKPFDEIDVKSICRSGASEKKRGETIGYRGVGFKSTTHLSNTIYIHSNECTFSFSKSLAAINLEVKDEKQVPTIRIPFLVDSVEDEIQETLVDLKRKGFTTIFVFYKARKEILLQEVDLIDADYFLFLRNIRNVNIDVANYKMNSEIEKVKENVSIQFNGKRYLWQVVEGENAQIAFALNSNGEITPCLKEQAVFHCYLPTYEPSPYLFKINSDFSTDPSRKHITLDIRTENAIKDSAFILFEKLKKAVNYQDSNLIDLLEILRQKNTFAKIPRYFEQQFLALIKSNWIMMKNRSLIAPSDYIKKASFLDDSEWNWIRQNTPLKETLPIVDGNALSVLDTYLKDFAKETYSIDEWIKMLSNEAFVRALPDPLLVKTYANVLKQVRNKSLITHEKFDLNNCIVQSDGKVLRMVDSNKSTLAEFVRKLEKHLVSGEVKWLQELFGVENNELQEEGIKSVSSGLMNDSTSQFDASKKGLTSEPKKRVVSRWRAAEKQCIEFEEMQGNEAKDVSKQNLGYDVLSVTPEGIERYIEVKFVKARGTKISMTNNEYTSAHIHGENYFVCIIYEDSENLVFEYIQNPLVNLDLEKVVRQWEWICEDYNGQTFKIGYE